In Vulgatibacter sp., a single genomic region encodes these proteins:
- a CDS encoding O-antigen ligase family protein, whose product MSVLAGAIEKSGRERAVLALRLLLDVGLALFTFSLGFRIAPVQIALAVVLGATLALHALGHRVLRPTAFDKPLLLYGLALGLGVVAQAASGASVLAPDALGVYRLAAGILLVGAIGDRERAIRLARIFVVAVALQGLYGVVQHYTGIDWVHWKKPIVHHAPFSDDRFLVVGTYSRHSTHAFVTTAGLTFLSAALLTRALGRRSWILALLAIPTGLGNLFTFVRTAWGALAAGLGTMAVVGRHFKQALRIFAVLAVLGGVVVAASPALREKASRAIDPDYTNNWHRGFMWARTLEMIVDHPVTGIGAGTFTPRTHDYYDPLVEYWPVRCHTHNNLLFVWAESGPLGLLAFVWLFGAVLAALRRGAKSLAPEDGEARAVILGAAGVVGVFLAWTVLQDPLYDGMIAYTVTFAMAVGLAAGGKAAAPMPFESVAAVEPPEAVPAEEQAPPARTSAAVAAAAFSCAALGGLTGLEAVTPAQAHVALVILAVLGLGLLPIVPAAPAAALRGTAIFAGAAVLASRPFTAVLDPGTAAWWASPSAAVTLAALVAGSAGTTWSIRRPGLVGPAPVAGALTVAWAAVWITLLEYVLFRWFNVEYNPGRPFSYNFAVGACAVGVLFVAWAGPLGFGEARVVGVAQRLIRLPAVVVAAGLLVIAAAGLGR is encoded by the coding sequence ATGAGCGTGCTGGCGGGGGCGATCGAGAAGAGCGGGCGAGAGCGGGCGGTCCTTGCGCTTCGGCTCCTGCTCGACGTTGGTCTCGCGCTCTTCACCTTCAGCCTCGGCTTCCGCATCGCCCCGGTGCAGATCGCGCTGGCGGTGGTGCTCGGCGCCACGCTCGCGCTCCACGCCCTCGGGCACCGGGTCCTCCGGCCCACCGCCTTCGACAAGCCGCTCCTCCTCTACGGGCTCGCCCTCGGGCTCGGCGTGGTGGCGCAGGCTGCCTCCGGCGCCTCCGTCCTCGCCCCCGACGCGCTGGGCGTCTACCGCCTCGCAGCAGGTATCCTCCTCGTCGGCGCCATCGGCGACAGGGAAAGGGCGATCCGCCTGGCCAGGATCTTCGTGGTCGCCGTGGCGCTGCAGGGGCTCTACGGCGTGGTGCAGCACTACACCGGCATCGACTGGGTCCACTGGAAGAAGCCCATCGTCCACCACGCGCCCTTCTCGGACGATCGCTTCCTCGTGGTCGGCACCTATTCGCGCCACTCGACCCACGCCTTCGTCACCACCGCCGGCCTCACCTTCCTCTCCGCCGCGCTCCTCACCAGGGCGCTCGGCAGGCGGAGCTGGATCCTGGCGTTGCTCGCGATCCCCACCGGCCTCGGCAACCTCTTCACCTTCGTGCGCACGGCCTGGGGGGCTCTCGCCGCAGGGCTGGGGACGATGGCGGTGGTGGGGCGCCACTTCAAGCAGGCGCTGCGGATCTTCGCGGTGCTGGCGGTGCTGGGCGGCGTCGTCGTCGCCGCCTCGCCGGCGCTCCGCGAGAAGGCCTCGCGCGCGATCGATCCCGACTACACCAACAACTGGCACCGCGGCTTCATGTGGGCGCGGACGCTGGAGATGATCGTCGATCACCCGGTGACGGGCATCGGCGCCGGCACCTTCACCCCGCGGACCCACGACTACTACGACCCGCTGGTGGAGTATTGGCCGGTCCGCTGCCACACCCACAACAACCTGCTCTTCGTCTGGGCGGAGAGCGGGCCGCTGGGGCTGCTCGCCTTCGTCTGGCTCTTCGGCGCGGTCCTCGCGGCGCTGCGGCGCGGGGCCAAATCCCTCGCCCCGGAGGACGGCGAGGCCCGGGCGGTGATCCTCGGCGCCGCCGGCGTGGTCGGCGTCTTCCTGGCCTGGACGGTGCTGCAGGATCCCCTCTACGACGGGATGATCGCCTATACCGTCACCTTCGCCATGGCGGTGGGCCTGGCCGCAGGCGGCAAGGCCGCGGCGCCGATGCCCTTCGAGTCGGTGGCTGCGGTAGAGCCGCCGGAAGCGGTCCCCGCCGAGGAGCAGGCCCCGCCGGCGCGGACCTCCGCTGCCGTCGCCGCCGCCGCCTTCTCGTGTGCCGCCCTCGGTGGACTCACCGGCCTGGAGGCGGTGACGCCGGCGCAGGCCCACGTCGCCCTCGTGATCCTCGCCGTTCTCGGCCTCGGGCTCCTGCCGATCGTCCCTGCGGCTCCAGCTGCTGCGCTGCGGGGAACGGCGATCTTCGCCGGCGCCGCGGTCCTCGCCTCGCGCCCCTTCACTGCCGTGCTCGATCCCGGTACCGCTGCGTGGTGGGCGAGTCCCTCCGCTGCGGTGACCCTGGCGGCGCTGGTCGCCGGCAGCGCCGGCACCACGTGGTCGATCCGCCGGCCCGGACTGGTCGGCCCCGCGCCGGTGGCAGGCGCGCTCACCGTGGCGTGGGCGGCGGTCTGGATCACGCTGCTCGAGTACGTGCTCTTCCGCTGGTTCAACGTCGAGTACAACCCGGGCCGGCCCTTCTCCTACAACTTCGCCGTGGGCGCCTGCGCGGTGGGCGTGCTCTTCGTCGCCTGGGCAGGTCCGCTCGGCTTCGGCGAGGCGAGGGTGGTCGGCGTGGCGCAGCGGCTGATCCGGCTCCCGGCGGTGGTGGTGGCTGCGGGGCTCCTCGTGATCGCGGCGGCGGGCCTCGGCCGATGA
- the purD gene encoding phosphoribosylamine--glycine ligase, whose product MKVLVVGGGGREHALCWKIAQSPRCSELLCAPGNPGIAKVARLVPVAAEDVDGLVRLAKEEAIDLVVVGPEKPLSLGLADALAEAGIRCFGPSRAAAEMESSKAFAKGIMERAGIPTAAFGVFEDPAEAKAFAANHAGRVAVKADGLAAGKGVVVTETQPDAEAAIDEMLVGRAFGSAGARVVIEEKLEGEEASVIALVDGERFVVLAPAQDHKRVGEGDTGPNTGGMGAYSPTPAMKDADLQIVADRVLGPAVRQLRAEGRPFRGALYAGLMMTAQGPKVIEFNARLGDPETQPILARLESDLLPALDAAARGDLRGVELSFSPKPALTVVLAAAGYPGSVRTGDPVEGLDAVEEDADLVVFHAGTKADGGRVVTSGGRVLGVTARGKDLGEARAKAYAACEKIHFAGMQLRRDIAHRAFAKETE is encoded by the coding sequence GTGAAGGTTCTCGTCGTGGGTGGTGGCGGCCGCGAGCACGCCCTCTGTTGGAAGATCGCCCAGAGCCCGCGCTGCAGCGAGCTCCTCTGCGCGCCGGGCAACCCGGGCATCGCGAAGGTGGCGCGGCTCGTTCCCGTCGCTGCCGAGGACGTCGACGGGCTGGTCCGGCTCGCGAAGGAGGAGGCGATCGACCTGGTGGTGGTGGGCCCCGAGAAGCCCCTCTCCCTCGGCCTCGCCGACGCGCTGGCCGAAGCGGGCATCCGCTGCTTCGGCCCGTCCCGCGCCGCCGCCGAGATGGAGAGCTCCAAGGCCTTCGCCAAGGGGATCATGGAGCGCGCCGGGATCCCCACCGCGGCCTTCGGCGTCTTCGAGGATCCGGCGGAGGCGAAGGCCTTCGCGGCGAACCACGCCGGCAGGGTGGCGGTGAAGGCGGACGGCCTCGCCGCAGGCAAGGGCGTCGTGGTCACGGAGACCCAGCCCGACGCGGAGGCGGCGATCGACGAGATGCTCGTCGGCAGGGCCTTCGGCTCGGCGGGCGCGCGGGTGGTGATCGAGGAGAAGCTGGAAGGCGAGGAGGCGAGCGTCATCGCCCTCGTCGACGGCGAGCGCTTCGTCGTCCTCGCCCCCGCGCAGGATCACAAGCGGGTGGGGGAGGGCGACACCGGCCCCAACACCGGCGGCATGGGCGCCTACTCACCGACGCCGGCGATGAAGGACGCGGACCTGCAGATCGTCGCCGATCGGGTGCTCGGCCCTGCGGTCCGCCAGCTCCGGGCGGAGGGCCGGCCCTTCCGCGGCGCCCTCTACGCCGGTCTGATGATGACCGCGCAGGGCCCGAAGGTGATCGAGTTCAACGCGCGCCTCGGCGATCCGGAGACCCAGCCGATCCTCGCCCGCCTGGAGAGCGACCTGCTCCCGGCCCTCGACGCCGCTGCCCGCGGCGACCTCCGGGGCGTGGAGCTCTCCTTCAGCCCCAAACCCGCGCTCACCGTGGTGCTCGCCGCTGCGGGCTACCCGGGCTCGGTGCGGACCGGCGATCCGGTCGAGGGCCTCGATGCGGTGGAGGAGGACGCCGACCTGGTGGTCTTCCACGCTGGCACGAAGGCGGACGGCGGCAGGGTCGTCACCAGCGGCGGTCGCGTCCTCGGCGTCACCGCCAGGGGCAAGGACCTCGGGGAGGCGCGGGCGAAGGCCTATGCTGCCTGCGAGAAGATCCACTTCGCCGGGATGCAGCTCCGGCGTGACATCGCCCACCGGGCTTTTGCGAAGGAGACCGAATGA
- a CDS encoding LptF/LptG family permease produces MRLVPGLLTRYLALSYVRAAIATLFGVVAVVLVVDIADRAYSFRGAGWFANVVRLYANLSVDLAYQVAPSALLLAAGITVSAMRQNGELTAFHALGNSPRRIIAAILTACALGCAGLVVLNEVVVVEAARKADEIKATKFRRSGDFRAYLEPQHWFRSGNRLYNLRGVDDEAFTDVSLYELDGSFGLQRRIDAARMVPTEDGKWLLEEAVVSRFGAGERTARERHGALRVDLPESPEDLRVHGGKPRQMGLFALWEQVQVRERMGLSSLEYLHELHNRIAYPFAALPGALLAIRLALRRNRKGHLATALAEGILISLVVFSLLTVFRALGISGSLPPVVAAWMPVALLGLAGVAVGGVESWRERRPVAGSIAPASGV; encoded by the coding sequence ATGAGGCTCGTGCCCGGCCTCCTCACCCGCTACCTCGCCCTCTCCTACGTGCGCGCGGCGATCGCCACGCTCTTCGGGGTGGTGGCGGTGGTCCTCGTCGTCGACATCGCCGACCGCGCCTACTCCTTCCGCGGGGCGGGGTGGTTCGCCAACGTGGTCCGCCTCTACGCCAACCTCTCGGTCGATCTCGCCTACCAGGTGGCGCCCTCGGCGCTCCTCCTCGCAGCGGGGATCACCGTGAGTGCGATGCGCCAGAACGGCGAGCTCACCGCCTTCCACGCCCTCGGCAACTCGCCCCGCCGGATCATCGCCGCCATCCTCACCGCGTGCGCGCTGGGCTGCGCTGGGCTGGTCGTGCTCAACGAGGTGGTGGTGGTGGAGGCGGCCCGCAAGGCCGACGAGATCAAGGCGACCAAGTTCCGTCGTTCGGGCGATTTCCGCGCCTACCTCGAGCCGCAGCACTGGTTCCGCTCCGGCAACCGGCTCTACAACCTGCGCGGCGTCGACGACGAGGCGTTCACCGACGTGAGCCTCTACGAGCTCGACGGCTCCTTCGGGCTCCAGCGGCGGATCGACGCGGCGCGGATGGTTCCCACCGAGGACGGCAAATGGCTCCTCGAGGAGGCGGTCGTCTCGCGCTTCGGCGCCGGCGAGCGCACCGCCCGGGAGCGCCACGGGGCCCTTCGCGTCGACCTCCCCGAATCGCCGGAGGACCTCCGCGTCCACGGCGGCAAGCCCCGGCAGATGGGGCTCTTCGCCCTCTGGGAGCAGGTGCAGGTCCGCGAGCGGATGGGGCTCTCCAGCCTCGAATACCTCCACGAGCTCCACAACCGGATCGCCTATCCCTTCGCCGCGCTCCCGGGGGCGCTGCTCGCGATCCGCCTCGCCCTGCGTCGCAACCGGAAGGGCCACCTCGCGACCGCGCTCGCGGAGGGGATCCTGATCTCGCTGGTGGTCTTCTCGCTGCTCACCGTCTTCCGGGCACTGGGAATCTCCGGCAGCCTGCCGCCGGTGGTGGCGGCGTGGATGCCGGTGGCGCTCCTCGGGCTGGCGGGCGTCGCCGTGGGCGGGGTGGAGAGCTGGCGGGAGCGCCGGCCGGTCGCCGGCTCGATCGCCCCTGCATCCGGCGTTTGA
- a CDS encoding LptF/LptG family permease translates to MFFEVVPPFLAALLFLTQLFFVARLLAQADVIFGSGVRLVDVGRILLFVLPSMLSYGMPIAFLLGILIGLGRLGDDREITALAATGHGPQALLATPLLLGAVLTAVMLAITTYVEPKGMLNARLLTSEMIKRNLAGNVKPGVFYEDLSDLTLFAGEVDQKTGALRSVLVEDARDPKQPILVLAPAGRLDARGPGGALTLELEGGELHRAQPRTDDYAMASFERARVAVVAGDEISRKNKMKRPGEHLTPPELLADADYWTARGKDVRDRYVEYHRRFAHPFVMLALSVVGVAVSGSASGRRKGGRAKAFAWTLGSVVAYFVLGKVFATLGSRGTLPAAIAAWAPVLLIAAMGVLLLEWKRRRGEAA, encoded by the coding sequence GTGTTCTTCGAGGTGGTGCCGCCCTTCCTGGCGGCGCTCCTCTTCCTCACGCAGCTCTTCTTCGTCGCCCGTCTGCTGGCGCAGGCCGACGTGATCTTCGGATCCGGCGTGCGCCTGGTCGACGTCGGCAGGATCCTGCTCTTCGTCCTCCCGTCGATGCTCTCGTACGGGATGCCGATCGCCTTCCTCCTCGGCATCCTCATCGGCCTGGGCCGCCTCGGCGACGATCGCGAGATCACCGCCCTGGCGGCGACCGGCCACGGGCCGCAGGCGCTCCTGGCCACGCCGCTCCTCCTCGGCGCCGTGCTCACCGCGGTGATGCTCGCGATCACCACGTACGTCGAGCCGAAGGGGATGCTCAACGCCCGGCTCCTCACCAGCGAGATGATCAAGCGGAACCTCGCCGGCAACGTGAAGCCGGGGGTCTTCTACGAGGATCTCTCCGACCTCACCCTCTTCGCCGGCGAGGTGGACCAGAAGACCGGTGCGCTCCGCAGCGTGCTGGTGGAGGACGCGCGGGATCCGAAGCAGCCGATCCTCGTCCTCGCGCCTGCAGGGCGCCTCGACGCCAGGGGACCCGGCGGCGCGCTCACCCTCGAGCTGGAGGGGGGCGAGCTCCACCGGGCGCAGCCCCGCACCGACGACTACGCGATGGCCTCCTTCGAGCGGGCGCGGGTGGCCGTGGTGGCGGGGGACGAGATCTCCCGCAAGAACAAGATGAAGCGCCCCGGCGAGCACCTCACGCCGCCGGAGCTCCTCGCGGACGCCGACTATTGGACCGCGCGGGGCAAGGACGTCCGCGATCGCTACGTGGAGTACCACCGCCGCTTCGCCCATCCCTTCGTGATGCTGGCGCTCTCCGTGGTGGGCGTCGCCGTCTCGGGCTCGGCGTCCGGCAGGCGCAAGGGGGGCAGGGCCAAGGCCTTCGCCTGGACCCTGGGCTCGGTGGTGGCCTACTTCGTCCTCGGCAAGGTCTTCGCCACGCTGGGCAGCCGCGGCACGCTCCCCGCCGCGATCGCCGCCTGGGCGCCGGTCCTCCTCATCGCCGCGATGGGCGTCCTCCTCCTCGAGTGGAAGCGCCGCCGCGGGGAGGCGGCATGA
- the purE gene encoding 5-(carboxyamino)imidazole ribonucleotide mutase — translation MSQQPRVLILMGSDSDWTEMAGARDALAEFGIACDVRVSSAHRTPERTHKLVTEAPGRGIEVIICGAGAAAHLAGVVAATTTLPVIGVPLAGGSTLDGLDALLSTVQMPGGVPVATVAIGKAGAKNAGYLAVRMMALKDKELAARLQTFVADMAKQVEEKDRKLQEKL, via the coding sequence ATGAGCCAGCAGCCGCGTGTTCTCATCCTCATGGGTTCCGATTCCGACTGGACCGAAATGGCAGGGGCTCGTGACGCTCTCGCCGAGTTCGGCATCGCCTGCGACGTCCGCGTCTCCTCGGCCCACCGCACCCCGGAGCGGACCCACAAGCTGGTGACCGAGGCCCCGGGCCGCGGCATCGAGGTGATCATCTGCGGCGCCGGCGCAGCGGCGCACCTCGCCGGCGTGGTGGCTGCCACCACGACGCTGCCCGTGATCGGCGTGCCGCTGGCCGGCGGCTCGACCCTCGACGGCCTCGACGCCCTCCTCTCGACCGTGCAGATGCCCGGCGGCGTCCCGGTCGCCACGGTTGCCATCGGCAAGGCCGGCGCGAAGAATGCGGGCTACCTCGCGGTTCGCATGATGGCCCTCAAGGACAAGGAGCTCGCCGCCCGCCTGCAGACCTTCGTCGCCGACATGGCGAAGCAGGTCGAGGAGAAGGACCGGAAGCTCCAGGAGAAGTTGTAA
- a CDS encoding WecB/TagA/CpsF family glycosyltransferase: protein MKFDVCGIPVDRCTTEAVVERALDHVAGGEGPLTILSCNVDMVVKAHRDPDFARVLGSGDVVTADGMPVVWLGRLLGADFPERVAGSDLVPRIAAACAARGHSVFLFGAAEGVAEAAAARLREAHPALRVAGVLSPPLGFERDPQALEAALAAVRAAAPDVLFVALSAPRQERFVQAHARALGAKVILGIGGSLDMLAGRVRRAPSLVQRTGTEWLWRLAQEPRRLARRYLVEDAAFARIAAAELWKRRGPGASAG from the coding sequence ATGAAGTTCGACGTCTGCGGCATCCCGGTGGACCGGTGCACCACCGAAGCGGTGGTCGAGCGAGCGCTCGATCACGTGGCAGGCGGCGAGGGCCCGCTCACCATCCTCTCCTGCAACGTCGACATGGTGGTGAAGGCGCACCGCGACCCGGATTTCGCCAGGGTGCTGGGCAGCGGGGACGTGGTCACCGCCGACGGCATGCCGGTGGTCTGGCTGGGCAGGCTCCTCGGCGCCGACTTCCCGGAGCGGGTGGCAGGCTCGGATCTGGTGCCGCGGATCGCGGCGGCCTGTGCCGCCCGGGGCCACTCGGTCTTCCTCTTCGGGGCCGCCGAAGGCGTCGCCGAGGCTGCAGCGGCGCGGCTCCGGGAGGCGCACCCGGCCCTTCGCGTCGCCGGGGTGCTCTCGCCGCCGTTGGGCTTCGAACGGGATCCGCAGGCCCTCGAGGCGGCGCTCGCCGCCGTGCGGGCCGCGGCGCCCGACGTGCTCTTCGTCGCCCTCTCCGCGCCGCGGCAGGAGCGCTTCGTCCAGGCCCATGCTCGCGCCCTCGGGGCGAAGGTGATCCTGGGGATCGGCGGCAGCCTCGACATGCTCGCGGGCCGCGTGCGCCGGGCGCCTTCGCTGGTGCAGCGCACGGGCACCGAATGGCTCTGGCGGCTGGCGCAGGAGCCGCGGCGCCTCGCGCGCCGCTACCTCGTCGAGGACGCGGCCTTCGCCCGCATCGCCGCGGCGGAGCTGTGGAAACGGCGGGGTCCCGGCGCGTCGGCTGGTTGA